One Setaria viridis chromosome 5, Setaria_viridis_v4.0, whole genome shotgun sequence genomic region harbors:
- the LOC140222905 gene encoding septin and tuftelin-interacting protein 1 homolog 2-like, which yields MLEHVVIPKLSAAVDSWDPRKKVAIHVWVHPWLPMLEQRSIEALCHSIRYKLSSVLHAWQAHDASAHTLLSPWKNVFDSAVWEDLIVRYIVPKLKMALQEFQINPADQKLDQFNWVMLWASTIPVHHMVHVLEVDFFRKWHQVMYHWLCSPNPDFNEIVSWYKGWKGLFPLLANERIRMLMALGLDMMNQAAEGLEVVQPGTTENLGYLTGTEKRAPKESRLPSCHGVLGTAMTDLSFKECIQAYAMEKGLLLMPRVGKFYSGMPVYEFGTVSVCLDPVKPVVYAQLRGGA from the coding sequence ATGCTGGAGCATGTGGTCATACCAAAGCTCTCGGCTGCCGTGGATTCATGGGATCCACGCAAGAAGGTGGCAATCCATGTATGGGTGCATCCATGGTTGCCGATGCTAGAGCAAAGGAGCATAGAGGCATTGTGTCATTCCATCCGATACAAGCTGAGCAGTGTCCTCCACGCATGGCAGGCACATGATGCATCAGCTCACACTCTCTTGTCTCCATGGAAAAATGTGTTTGACTCTGCAGTTTGGGAAGACCTGATTGTGCGTTATATCGTTCCGAAACTGAAGATGGCGCTGCAAGAGTTTCAGATCAACCCAGCAGACCAGAAGCTCGATCAGTTCAATTGGGTGATGCTTTGGGCCTCTACAATCCCGGTGCACCATATGGTTCATGTACTGGAAGTTGATTTCTTCAGAAAGTGGCATCAGGTCATGTACCATTGGCTTTGTTCACCAAATCCTGATTTCAACGAGATCGTTAGTTGGTACAAGGGCTGGAAGGGCCTTTTCCCATTGCTTGCCAACGAGCGCATACGGATGCTAATGGCACTTGGCCTGGACATGATGAACCAAGCCGCTGAAGGACTGGAGGTTGTGCAGCCTGGGACTACAGAGAATCTGGGCTACTTGACAGGTACAGAGAAGCGAGCACCGAAAGAATCACGGCTCCCTTCTTGCCATGGGGTGCTAGGAACAGCCATGACAGATCTGAGCTTCAAGGAGTGTATCCAGGCATACGCGATGGAGAAGGGTTTGTTGCTTATGCCTAGAGTTGGCAAGTTCTACAGTGGCATGCCAGTGTATGAGTTTGGCACTGTAAGTGTTTGCTTAGATCCCGTCAAGCCAGTGGTCTATGCACAACTTCGAGGAGGAGCTTAG
- the LOC117857727 gene encoding vacuole membrane protein KMS1, with product MGRRKMSAAAPPSRSWSNVGGSVIPELRAKHKMELENLTLTKQPIRTLHLFMLALLKYLKRLATYILSKGSLFVLLIILVVAPGILLVVSDGLHKKHVQEFINYAKFALWWVSLGVASSIGLGSGLHTFVLYLGPHIALFTIKAVQCGRIDLKMAPYDTIQLKVGPSWLDKKCSEFGPPVYPASTHSVRIPVFDLLPQIQLEAVLWGIGTALGELPPYFISRAARMSGSESKAVKELDAATSKEDGRVASTLNRTKLWLLSHSQHLNFFSILLLASVPNPLFDLAGIMCGQFGVPFWEFFFATLIGKAIIKTHIQTLFIVSLCNNQLLYLMEKELIWIFGHIPGFSATLPSVIAKLHAAKDKYLSPPATASSSSQMEDKQWNFSFTFVWNSIVWLVLLNFFIKIITSTAQDYLKKQQDMEMELVSDSPVSDHSKAN from the exons ATGGGGCGCCGGAAGAtgtcagcggcggcgccgccgtctcggAGCTGGTCCAACGTGGGCGGGAGCGTCATCCCCG aaCTTCGAGCGAAACACAAAATGGAGTTGGAAAATTTGACGCTGACTAAACAGCCAATCAGAACAttacatttattcatgttgGCCTTGTTAAAATACTTGAAAAGATTAGCCACATATATCCTGAGTAAGGGTAGTTTGTTTGTTCTTCTAATTATTCTGGTGGTGGCTCCTGGAATCTTACTCGTTGTTTCAGACGGCCTGCACAAGAAG CATGTGCAGGAGTTCATTAATTATGCTAAATTTGCATTGTGGTGGGTTTCATTAGGTGTGGCTTCGTCAATTGGACTAG GTTCTGGTTTGCATACATTTGTGCTGTATCTGGGCCCTCATATTGCTCTGTTCACTATTAAAGCTGTTCAATGTGGCCGTATTGATTTGAAAATGGCTCCATATGATACCATACAGCTAAAAGTCGGGCCATCATGGCTTGACAAGAAATGTTCAGAATTTGGACCACCAGTTTACCCAGCATCAACTCATTCAGTTAGGATCCCAGTCTTCGACTTGCTACCTCAGATACAGCTGGAAGCAGTTCTTTGGGGCATTGGGACTGCACTTGGCGAGCTTCCTCCATATTTTATATCGCGTGCTG CTCGCATGTCAGGAAGTGAGTCAAAAGCAGTCAAGGAGCTTGATGCTGCTACTTCCAAAGAAGATGGCCGAGTAGCATCCACTCTTAATCGAACCAAGCTTTGGCTTCTTTCTCACTCTCAACATCTGAACTTCTTCTCTATCTTGTTACTTGCTTCG GTTCCGAACCCACTCTTTGACCTTGCTGGTATTATGTGTGGGCAATTTGGTGTGCCCTTCTGGGAGTTCTTCTTTGCAACTTTGATTGGGAAGGCCATCATCAAGACTCATATTCAG ACGCTATTTATTGTGTCCTTGTGCAACAATCAACTCTTGTATCTCATGGAGAAGGAATTAATCTGGATATTTGGTCACATTCCTGGGTTTTCTGCCACCCTGCCATCTGTGATTGCCAAACTCCATGCTGCAAAGGACAAGTATTTATCGCCACCAGCAACAGCCTCATCGTCCTCACAAATGGAG GACAAACAGTGGAATTTCTCTTTTACATTTGTCTGGAACTCTATAGTGTGGCTTGTGCTTCTGAACTTCTTCATCAAGATAATCACGTCAACAGCACAGGATTATCTCAAAAAACAGCAGGATATGGAGATGGAACTTGTTTCTGATTCCCCGGTCTCAGACCATTCTAAAGCTAACTAG